Proteins encoded within one genomic window of Rubritalea squalenifaciens DSM 18772:
- the rtcR gene encoding RNA repair transcriptional activator RtcR, whose product MPAVKKNIAISFLGTQLDHRKYSDRWTKWRPNVALCQQHDLVIDELILIHDNHSKKLAKLVTEDIAQISPETTVIPEVINLHDPWDFEEVFGSLHSFAGRHHFDTEKQNLLIHMTTGTHVAQICLFLLAESRHLPGKLIQTSPPNRRSTHDMPQGTYQIIDLDLSKYDKLATRFAEEQAEARDFLKSGIDTKNQAFNYLIDQIELVALRSDAPILLTGPTGAGKSHLASRIFELRQQRGGLSGNFVEVNCATLRGDMAMSTLFGHKKGSFTGAASDRPGLLREAHKGLLFLDEIGELGPDEQAVLLRAIEEGKWLPVGSDTPVKSSFQLIAGTNRDLRTDVAEGRFREDLLARINLWTFQLPGLAERREDIAPNLDYELRRHREKTGNTITFNKEAQQTFLDFAKSPKSSWRGNFRDLNAAVTRMATLAPRGRIRTEEVEQECERLEQSWLRPGSEDDHLAKLSDYLPTDAIAEIDPFDRPQLAYVIETCRQCKSLSEAGRKLFSVSREKRKSTNDGDRIRKYLAKFDLSFDQLSQ is encoded by the coding sequence ATGCCAGCCGTGAAAAAAAATATCGCCATCAGCTTTTTAGGCACCCAGCTTGATCACAGAAAATACTCCGACCGCTGGACCAAATGGCGACCCAATGTGGCTCTGTGTCAACAGCACGATCTGGTCATCGATGAGCTGATTCTCATTCACGACAACCACAGCAAAAAGCTGGCCAAGCTCGTCACCGAGGACATCGCACAAATCTCCCCGGAGACCACCGTCATCCCGGAGGTGATCAACCTACACGACCCATGGGACTTCGAAGAAGTATTCGGCAGTCTACACAGCTTTGCTGGCCGTCACCACTTTGACACCGAGAAGCAAAACCTTCTCATCCATATGACCACGGGCACCCACGTGGCCCAGATCTGCCTTTTCCTACTGGCCGAGTCACGCCACCTCCCGGGCAAACTCATCCAGACGAGCCCGCCTAACAGGCGCAGCACCCACGACATGCCGCAAGGCACCTACCAGATCATCGATCTGGATCTCTCCAAATACGACAAGCTCGCCACCCGCTTCGCCGAGGAACAAGCCGAGGCTCGCGACTTCCTCAAATCCGGCATCGACACAAAGAACCAAGCATTCAACTACCTCATCGACCAGATCGAACTCGTTGCCCTGCGCTCCGATGCCCCCATCCTTCTGACTGGTCCTACTGGAGCGGGCAAGAGCCATCTAGCCAGCCGCATCTTCGAACTTCGCCAACAACGCGGCGGACTGAGCGGCAATTTTGTCGAGGTCAACTGCGCTACCCTGCGCGGCGACATGGCTATGAGCACCCTCTTCGGTCATAAGAAAGGCTCCTTCACTGGAGCCGCCTCAGACCGCCCCGGACTCTTACGTGAAGCCCACAAAGGCCTTCTTTTCCTAGATGAAATTGGAGAACTCGGCCCAGACGAGCAAGCCGTGCTCCTACGTGCCATCGAGGAAGGCAAGTGGCTTCCCGTGGGCTCGGACACTCCGGTCAAGTCCAGCTTCCAACTCATCGCAGGAACCAATCGCGATCTCCGGACCGATGTAGCGGAGGGACGATTTCGTGAAGACCTATTGGCTCGCATCAACCTCTGGACCTTTCAGCTCCCCGGCCTTGCTGAACGACGAGAAGACATTGCCCCCAACCTCGACTACGAACTACGCCGGCACCGAGAGAAAACAGGCAACACCATCACCTTCAACAAGGAAGCCCAGCAGACTTTCCTCGATTTCGCCAAATCTCCCAAGAGTAGCTGGCGTGGCAATTTCCGCGATCTCAATGCCGCCGTCACCCGCATGGCCACTCTCGCTCCGCGCGGCAGAATCCGCACCGAGGAAGTGGAGCAAGAATGCGAACGCCTCGAGCAAAGCTGGCTCAGACCTGGATCGGAAGACGACCATCTAGCCAAACTTTCTGATTACTTGCCTACAGACGCCATCGCGGAGATCGACCCCTTCGATCGCCCCCAACTCGCCTACGTCATCGAGACCTGCCGTCAATGCAAGTCCCTGAGCGAAGCCGGCCGCAAGCTCTTCTCCGTCTCCCGTGAAAAGCGCAAATCAACCAATGACGGCGACCGCATCCGCAAGTACCTCGCCAAGTTCGACCTCAGCTTCGACCAACTCTCCCAATAA
- a CDS encoding vWA domain-containing protein: MAEEDARASNHYRSEDEETRNKIMANKSLFQSLRGSLLPRTDTVNGAGGVAYKLGDEAALAQYVATGCLNGTFYYSAEDQLEKILELASKVDDLFLAKTAVYARKHAYMKDTPAILCAVLSVRNVELLKEVFPLVIDNGKMLRNFVQIMRSGVVGRKSLGTASKKLVQKWLNTASDDKIMAASVGQSPSLADVIKMVHAKPSDKSREAYLGYLIGRDVEFDILPEKVKAYERWKKFSFRPVPDVPFQMLTAHELSCKQWRGIANNAPWHMTRMNLNTFQRHGVLESKDLVEKIAKRLEDAAEVKRARVFPYQLMAAYMNVNDEIPNRIKDALQNAMEVALENVPEFTGNVVVCPDLSGSMHSSVTGYRKGATSKVRCIDVAALVAAAILKKNPDATVLPFAGDVCNVKLNPRDSIMTNAKILASQPMGATNCSAPLKWLNKRKSKVDMVVYVSDNESWLDSNRWGYANGYATATMQEWAELKRRNKHVKMACIDITPHDGTQAKSREDVLNIGGFSDHVFTLLSQFSKDELSEGHWIDVINSIEISNK, translated from the coding sequence ATGGCAGAGGAGGATGCAAGGGCATCCAACCATTACCGCAGTGAGGACGAAGAAACCAGAAACAAGATCATGGCTAACAAATCATTATTTCAATCCCTGCGCGGATCCTTATTGCCGCGGACTGACACCGTAAATGGTGCAGGTGGTGTGGCCTACAAGTTGGGCGACGAAGCTGCCTTGGCACAGTATGTGGCAACAGGCTGCTTGAACGGAACCTTCTACTACAGTGCCGAAGATCAGCTGGAGAAGATCCTGGAGCTGGCTTCCAAAGTGGATGATCTGTTTCTGGCGAAGACTGCGGTCTATGCGAGAAAGCATGCTTACATGAAAGACACTCCAGCCATCCTGTGCGCGGTCTTGTCTGTGAGAAATGTGGAATTGCTGAAAGAGGTTTTCCCATTAGTGATCGATAACGGCAAGATGCTGAGAAACTTTGTGCAGATCATGCGCTCCGGTGTGGTGGGTAGAAAGTCCCTGGGTACTGCTTCCAAGAAGTTAGTGCAGAAGTGGCTGAATACCGCCAGCGACGACAAAATCATGGCAGCGTCCGTAGGTCAGAGCCCGTCTTTGGCAGATGTGATCAAGATGGTTCACGCCAAGCCAAGTGATAAGAGTCGTGAGGCCTATCTGGGTTATTTGATTGGCCGGGATGTCGAGTTCGATATCTTGCCTGAGAAGGTGAAGGCTTATGAGAGGTGGAAGAAATTCAGCTTCAGGCCTGTACCGGATGTTCCATTCCAGATGCTGACCGCCCACGAGTTGAGCTGCAAGCAGTGGAGGGGAATCGCAAACAATGCTCCATGGCATATGACCAGGATGAACCTGAATACTTTTCAGCGTCATGGTGTGCTTGAGTCCAAGGATCTGGTCGAGAAGATCGCGAAGCGTCTGGAGGACGCGGCTGAGGTGAAGAGAGCGAGAGTGTTCCCTTATCAGCTGATGGCCGCCTACATGAACGTGAACGATGAGATTCCGAACCGAATCAAGGATGCTCTGCAGAACGCTATGGAAGTAGCTCTGGAGAATGTGCCTGAGTTCACTGGCAATGTGGTGGTCTGTCCTGACTTGTCAGGCTCCATGCATAGCTCGGTGACCGGCTACAGAAAGGGCGCGACCAGTAAAGTGCGTTGTATCGACGTGGCGGCGCTGGTAGCAGCTGCGATCCTGAAGAAGAATCCAGACGCTACTGTCCTGCCATTCGCTGGAGATGTCTGCAATGTGAAGCTGAATCCACGGGACTCTATCATGACTAATGCCAAAATCTTGGCCAGTCAGCCAATGGGGGCGACTAACTGTAGTGCGCCGCTGAAGTGGCTGAACAAGAGGAAGAGCAAGGTTGATATGGTGGTTTACGTTTCAGATAACGAGTCCTGGTTGGATTCCAATCGATGGGGCTACGCAAACGGATACGCTACTGCGACCATGCAGGAGTGGGCCGAGCTGAAGCGCCGAAACAAGCATGTGAAGATGGCGTGTATCGACATTACCCCGCATGATGGAACTCAGGCCAAGTCCCGTGAGGATGTGCTGAACATCGGCGGCTTCTCGGACCATGTGTTCACTTTGTTGTCTCAGTTCTCGAAAGATGAATTGAGTGAAGGTCACTGGATCGATGTGATCAACAGTATCGAAATATCTAACAAATAA
- a CDS encoding RtcB family protein yields MIHVTEEAVGFIPARNTSLTPITVIGTEAIRDGFDGTCIAQALNSREAPGVSELVLNPDAHAGYGAPVGCVMVSPTHIYPGPVGVDIKCSMSLLQTDVHEDDIRDKTVRRELIEAICERTPTGAGKSQRSVAKGRVITEELGRKICIEGASVEVCEALGIPPEWAERCEDSSHRGHDRTTEALAKRLEVLFENNKFKERFPGKMRQLGTYGGGNHFGEAEIVDIVNTPEAKRAAEVFGLKQDHVAFLSHCGSRGLGHDLASNQFKVLEKMFDTWGTPYPADDKKLVYAPLGTQEASDYLDDMAIAANFATVNHMLINALVLEAFQEVLPGTMGNLVYFISHNIARHEKVRDKFQWVHRKGATRAFPAGHFALKETPFYETGHPILLPGNPRDGSMVMAALPGAEKSCYSVNHGAGRSMGRRAAFRNLDQKTVDADFEDYDILHNSRAYPRDEAPDAYKDFQEVLASVEKAGLAHGVARLKARFVIKDASKADD; encoded by the coding sequence ATGATTCACGTAACAGAAGAAGCAGTCGGGTTTATTCCTGCTAGAAATACATCACTCACTCCGATCACGGTGATCGGGACGGAGGCGATCCGAGACGGGTTTGACGGTACTTGTATCGCGCAGGCTCTGAACTCTAGGGAGGCTCCGGGAGTTTCCGAGCTAGTGCTTAACCCGGATGCCCATGCGGGCTACGGCGCGCCAGTGGGATGTGTGATGGTGTCACCGACGCATATTTATCCAGGACCAGTAGGTGTGGATATCAAGTGCTCCATGTCACTCCTGCAGACGGATGTGCATGAAGATGATATCCGTGACAAAACGGTCCGTAGAGAGCTGATTGAGGCGATCTGCGAGCGTACTCCGACAGGTGCGGGGAAGTCCCAGAGATCTGTGGCAAAAGGCCGTGTGATCACCGAAGAGCTGGGCCGCAAGATTTGCATCGAAGGTGCATCCGTGGAGGTCTGCGAGGCTCTGGGGATTCCGCCTGAGTGGGCGGAGCGATGTGAGGACAGCTCTCATCGTGGTCACGACCGTACTACGGAAGCATTGGCGAAGCGGCTTGAGGTACTTTTCGAGAACAACAAGTTCAAGGAAAGGTTCCCGGGCAAGATGCGCCAGCTGGGTACTTACGGTGGTGGAAACCATTTCGGCGAGGCCGAGATAGTGGATATCGTGAATACGCCTGAGGCGAAGCGTGCGGCGGAAGTCTTTGGGCTTAAGCAAGATCACGTGGCTTTCCTTTCTCACTGCGGGTCCCGTGGACTGGGTCATGACCTCGCGTCGAACCAGTTCAAGGTGTTAGAAAAGATGTTCGATACCTGGGGGACTCCGTATCCGGCTGACGACAAGAAGCTGGTCTACGCCCCGCTAGGGACGCAAGAGGCCAGCGACTACCTTGATGACATGGCCATCGCCGCGAACTTTGCGACGGTGAACCATATGCTCATCAACGCTCTGGTGTTAGAGGCCTTCCAGGAGGTGCTTCCGGGAACTATGGGGAACCTCGTGTACTTCATTTCCCATAACATCGCGCGGCATGAGAAGGTTCGGGACAAGTTCCAGTGGGTTCACCGTAAGGGAGCCACACGTGCCTTCCCGGCGGGTCACTTTGCGCTCAAGGAGACGCCTTTCTACGAGACGGGTCACCCGATTCTCCTACCGGGGAATCCGAGGGACGGTTCGATGGTGATGGCGGCTCTGCCTGGTGCTGAAAAGTCCTGCTACTCCGTGAATCACGGTGCAGGGAGAAGCATGGGGAGAAGGGCAGCCTTCCGAAATCTCGACCAGAAGACGGTGGATGCAGACTTCGAGGACTACGACATCTTGCATAACAGCCGTGCCTACCCGAGGGATGAAGCGCCGGATGCGTACAAGGACTTCCAGGAGGTGTTGGCATCGGTGGAAAAAGCCGGCCTGGCTCACGGAGTGGCGAGACTCAAGGCTCGTTTCGTGATCAAGGACGCCAGTAAAGCCGACGACTGA
- the rtcA gene encoding RNA 3'-terminal phosphate cyclase → MIQINGQDGGGQVLRSALSLSMVTGEPFRMVNIRGKRPKPGLKRQHLTCVQAAAAICDAEVGGVEMNSTSITFTPGAVKHGEYAFAIGSAGSTTLVFQTLLPALMLADGESVVKVEGGTHNPMAPSADFISKVFLPAAAKWGVNAEMTCERVGFAPAGGGRVVSRIRPSILTPHDLTERGEIQRKEITSMVVGISGEIMKREVKAAQKKLVWEDAEIVLEQVNDADGTGNCFAVHVDFANLSDRFTEYGSYGVSSERVAGNAAKNVKRHLSSEAAVSEHLADQLILPMALAGAGSFTVRRLTNHLKTNIAVVHKFLDVRFEVEELEGVIRVGVA, encoded by the coding sequence ATGATTCAAATTAACGGACAAGACGGAGGCGGGCAGGTTTTGCGCTCGGCACTATCGCTTTCGATGGTGACGGGAGAGCCGTTCCGGATGGTGAATATCCGGGGCAAGCGGCCCAAGCCGGGACTGAAGCGTCAGCATCTGACCTGCGTGCAGGCGGCTGCGGCGATTTGTGATGCCGAGGTGGGGGGAGTGGAGATGAACTCGACATCCATCACCTTTACTCCGGGAGCAGTAAAGCACGGGGAGTATGCCTTCGCGATTGGCTCCGCGGGTAGCACGACGCTGGTATTCCAGACTCTTTTGCCTGCGCTCATGTTGGCGGATGGAGAGAGTGTGGTGAAGGTGGAAGGGGGGACTCATAATCCCATGGCTCCATCAGCTGATTTCATTAGCAAGGTGTTCCTGCCTGCCGCTGCGAAGTGGGGCGTGAATGCCGAGATGACTTGCGAGCGCGTGGGTTTTGCGCCTGCAGGTGGCGGGAGGGTTGTTTCCAGAATCAGACCTTCAATTCTAACACCTCATGATCTAACCGAGCGTGGAGAGATTCAGCGTAAAGAGATCACCTCCATGGTGGTGGGGATTTCCGGAGAAATCATGAAGCGTGAGGTGAAGGCCGCACAGAAGAAGCTGGTGTGGGAGGATGCTGAGATTGTGCTCGAACAGGTGAATGATGCCGACGGTACGGGGAATTGCTTCGCCGTGCACGTGGACTTCGCCAACCTGAGTGACCGTTTTACTGAGTACGGCTCCTATGGAGTATCTTCTGAACGAGTTGCTGGCAATGCGGCCAAGAATGTGAAGCGCCACCTCTCCAGTGAGGCTGCTGTGAGCGAGCATCTGGCGGATCAGCTTATCCTGCCGATGGCTCTGGCCGGGGCAGGCTCGTTTACGGTGCGTCGTCTAACCAATCACCTGAAGACTAATATCGCAGTCGTGCACAAGTTCCTCGATGTCCGTTTTGAGGTGGAGGAACTTGAGGGAGTGATCAGAGTGGGAGTGGCTTAG
- a CDS encoding DUF6288 domain-containing protein: MSLLSSKRLITCCAVLAAGMTLPTTALAQRDYFPSLQNTKGEATHDVPLGPIGAVVRIKWGSGRPVVVELMKRGPGQRSGLDIGDEIVEVNGKKCPEYQRANSTGGYGPPEVIGNAILEAQASSQKELVFKVLKKDGKVVDLEIKLPKRSNFTTTFPHEDSFAREIIEASSERLMELQKDNGSFGNDYCTAFSGLALLASNDKKAARAAKQTARFLSDKYELRGKSPDRKTLQTDQGSNWMVCQVGIFLAEYHLATGDKSVLKAIQDCCDRMASRIDPPTGRYGHGGTNLPYEGKGLVIINTHAHLMWALAAHCGCKLDKEVWDLSMKCLDTATAGNHAIGYNFSARSGHQGGGRTGSLACALRIGNLRLPRLTDMGTWLGDHYKEFTDAHAMTSMGIIYGTFGLKATHYQKWEEHMRYHQWMFALSTPENWRQGSYYYGQKGNHGGDSYLGYQQVANFTNILLLTSYRDDTLWMLGNRKKEWLD, from the coding sequence ATGTCTTTGCTCTCTTCAAAACGCTTAATCACCTGCTGTGCCGTACTCGCAGCAGGCATGACCCTTCCTACCACCGCGCTAGCTCAGCGTGACTATTTTCCTTCACTACAAAATACCAAGGGAGAAGCTACCCATGATGTGCCACTCGGCCCAATCGGCGCCGTTGTCAGAATCAAGTGGGGCTCAGGCCGCCCAGTAGTAGTCGAACTCATGAAGCGCGGGCCGGGCCAGCGCTCCGGACTCGACATCGGAGACGAGATCGTTGAGGTGAACGGCAAGAAATGCCCTGAGTATCAGAGGGCCAACAGCACCGGCGGCTACGGACCTCCGGAAGTGATCGGCAATGCTATCCTGGAAGCCCAGGCATCCTCACAGAAGGAACTCGTCTTCAAGGTGCTCAAAAAAGATGGCAAGGTCGTAGACTTGGAAATCAAACTCCCCAAGAGAAGCAACTTCACCACCACCTTCCCGCACGAAGACAGCTTTGCCAGAGAAATTATCGAAGCATCTTCCGAGCGCCTGATGGAGCTTCAGAAAGACAACGGCTCTTTTGGCAACGACTACTGCACTGCGTTTTCAGGTCTAGCGCTACTCGCCAGCAACGACAAGAAAGCTGCTAGAGCGGCCAAACAGACTGCCAGATTTCTCAGCGACAAATACGAGCTGCGCGGAAAATCACCTGACAGAAAAACACTCCAGACAGACCAAGGCTCTAACTGGATGGTCTGCCAGGTTGGCATTTTCCTCGCCGAATACCATCTAGCCACTGGAGATAAATCGGTACTCAAAGCCATTCAGGACTGCTGCGACCGCATGGCTAGCAGAATCGACCCACCTACAGGACGCTACGGGCACGGTGGCACCAATCTCCCCTATGAAGGCAAAGGCCTCGTCATCATCAATACTCATGCCCACCTCATGTGGGCACTCGCCGCCCATTGCGGATGTAAGCTCGATAAAGAAGTCTGGGACCTCTCCATGAAATGCCTGGATACTGCCACGGCTGGCAACCACGCCATCGGCTACAACTTCAGTGCCCGTTCAGGACATCAGGGAGGTGGCCGCACAGGCAGCCTGGCCTGCGCATTGCGTATCGGCAATCTTCGGCTCCCTAGACTCACAGACATGGGTACTTGGCTTGGCGACCACTACAAGGAATTCACGGATGCCCACGCCATGACCAGCATGGGTATCATCTACGGCACCTTCGGCCTCAAGGCCACCCACTACCAGAAATGGGAAGAGCACATGCGCTACCATCAATGGATGTTTGCCCTCTCCACCCCAGAGAACTGGCGCCAGGGCTCCTATTACTACGGCCAGAAAGGTAACCACGGGGGAGATTCCTACCTCGGCTACCAACAAGTGGCCAACTTCACTAACATTCTCCTCCTTACCTCATACCGTGACGACACCCTTTGGATGTTAGGCAACAGGAAAAAAGAGTGGCTCGACTAA
- a CDS encoding sigma-70 family RNA polymerase sigma factor, protein MNQDSTHLSEPNGDDTKSPFSPNSEVSTHPALWQAAQSEAALDSLGPKHAEVKQFTQLYLAAQPSLRAFLSTIVRDPAAVEDCLQETCIVLWKKRDPSWDIEDFRRLAFTCARFKGLSWLKKNKPNLKTSLSPDITKKLSMKVAEHEQRNANRLSTRLDAMRHCLDLLSDKQREIIQARYESDQADALAKIASRMNRSMDAIYKQLERIRTSLRKCIQNQLSS, encoded by the coding sequence ATGAACCAAGACTCCACTCACCTCAGCGAGCCGAACGGCGACGACACCAAGTCGCCATTCTCGCCGAATAGTGAAGTCTCTACCCACCCAGCTCTCTGGCAAGCCGCTCAGAGTGAAGCAGCTCTAGACTCACTCGGCCCCAAACACGCCGAGGTCAAACAGTTCACCCAGCTCTACCTTGCAGCTCAACCGTCACTGCGGGCCTTCCTCTCTACCATCGTGAGAGATCCCGCCGCAGTAGAGGATTGCCTGCAGGAAACATGCATCGTGCTCTGGAAGAAACGTGATCCATCCTGGGATATCGAGGATTTTCGAAGACTTGCTTTTACCTGCGCTCGCTTCAAAGGGCTAAGCTGGCTGAAAAAGAACAAGCCGAACCTTAAGACCTCCCTCTCCCCGGACATCACCAAGAAGCTCTCCATGAAGGTGGCCGAGCACGAACAGCGCAATGCCAACAGACTGTCCACTCGCCTCGATGCCATGAGGCACTGCCTCGATCTTCTCTCAGACAAGCAACGCGAGATCATTCAGGCGCGTTACGAATCCGACCAGGCTGACGCTCTCGCCAAAATAGCCTCTCGCATGAACCGCTCGATGGATGCTATCTACAAACAACTGGAACGCATCCGCACCTCGCTGCGCAAGTGTATCCAGAACCAGCTCTCTTCCTAA